In Kushneria marisflavi, the following are encoded in one genomic region:
- a CDS encoding C45 family autoproteolytic acyltransferase/hydolase, with translation MVKHIDVRGTHFEIGEAHGRQAASEIAVSLATYRRMFQDMAGLDWDTARYEAERFKAAIEHVCPELLEEMAGIAQGADIDPLDVLVLNARSEIALTHAGGPIQPDGCSALSQRDSTSGAQWLAQNWDWKASQRDALICMTLRAPDKPAITMVTEAGIIGKIGFNEHGVGVCLNALRSQICKPKLPIHIMLRRVLESDGVEHALDMIDEVGVASPAHFLIADGSGQAAGVEVSPMGDSAMTPRHGRLCHTNHLIARHLPPGLEDFPREDSFTRLERLRALVADSEPSFESLRAHLSDEQGAPDAINRRENPDTPEGERMETLFTIVMNLSEKRAELSLGKPADHPEIITLSL, from the coding sequence GTGGTCAAACATATCGATGTTCGAGGCACCCATTTCGAAATCGGTGAGGCACATGGGCGACAGGCGGCCTCGGAGATCGCCGTAAGCCTTGCCACCTATCGTCGAATGTTCCAGGACATGGCCGGACTGGACTGGGATACGGCGCGCTATGAAGCCGAGCGCTTCAAGGCGGCCATTGAACACGTCTGCCCCGAACTGCTGGAAGAAATGGCCGGCATTGCCCAGGGCGCTGACATCGACCCGCTGGATGTGCTGGTGCTCAATGCGCGCAGCGAAATCGCCCTCACTCATGCCGGCGGCCCCATCCAGCCCGACGGCTGCTCGGCACTGTCCCAGCGCGACTCGACAAGCGGTGCCCAGTGGCTGGCCCAGAACTGGGACTGGAAGGCCTCGCAGCGTGATGCCCTGATCTGCATGACCCTGCGCGCACCGGATAAACCGGCCATCACGATGGTCACCGAGGCCGGCATCATCGGCAAGATCGGCTTTAACGAGCACGGTGTGGGCGTATGTCTCAATGCCCTGCGCTCACAGATCTGCAAGCCGAAGCTGCCGATCCATATCATGCTGCGACGAGTACTCGAAAGTGATGGGGTCGAGCATGCACTGGACATGATCGACGAGGTTGGCGTGGCCTCCCCGGCGCACTTTCTCATTGCCGATGGTAGCGGCCAGGCGGCAGGCGTCGAAGTCTCTCCCATGGGCGACAGCGCCATGACCCCGCGCCACGGCAGGCTCTGCCATACCAATCATTTAATCGCCAGACATCTGCCGCCGGGGCTTGAAGACTTCCCACGCGAGGACTCCTTCACCCGGCTCGAGCGCCTGCGGGCACTGGTTGCTGACAGCGAACCCTCATTTGAGTCGCTACGCGCCCATTTAAGCGATGAACAGGGCGCGCCGGATGCAATCAATCGACGTGAAAATCCGGACACCCCCGAAGGCGAGCGCATGGAAACCCTTTTCACGATCGTCATGAACCTGTCTGAAAAGCGTGCCGAGCTGAGCCTGGGCAAGCCTGCCGATCATCCCGAGATCATCACATTGAGCCTGTGA
- a CDS encoding alpha/beta fold hydrolase, with protein sequence MRATQKTTLILLPGWVLGPRPLMPLARDIERHDDAISVQCVAYPRLKSRRLDVWLEALDAQLPDDVWLGGWSMGGMLAAALAERRGGRTPGVITMGAGARVTPPIHAGGNLPSPESWPGWFDQGRHDAWHLGKRLLKTLPRAGARQSVTALALLGAMDLRQTLPRLTMPQLHLYGEQDFLIPASARQVVAGHLSPAGHMQLIPEAGHGFVIDQADQTARAIVAFMQGASRGSNKLEEPL encoded by the coding sequence ATGAGAGCGACACAGAAAACCACGCTGATACTCCTGCCCGGTTGGGTGCTGGGGCCGCGCCCACTGATGCCGCTGGCCCGTGACATCGAGCGCCATGATGATGCCATTTCCGTACAGTGTGTTGCCTACCCTCGCCTGAAAAGCCGGCGTCTTGACGTATGGCTCGAGGCACTGGACGCACAGCTGCCTGACGATGTCTGGCTGGGGGGCTGGTCCATGGGCGGTATGCTGGCGGCGGCTCTGGCCGAGCGGCGCGGCGGGCGTACTCCAGGGGTGATCACGATGGGGGCCGGTGCGCGAGTGACACCGCCCATTCATGCGGGAGGGAATCTGCCGTCACCGGAGTCCTGGCCTGGCTGGTTTGATCAGGGTCGACACGATGCCTGGCACCTGGGCAAACGCCTGTTGAAGACCCTGCCTCGTGCCGGTGCGCGTCAGTCGGTCACGGCGCTGGCGCTGCTGGGGGCGATGGACCTGCGTCAAACACTGCCGCGGCTGACCATGCCGCAACTGCATCTTTACGGTGAGCAGGATTTTTTGATTCCGGCATCGGCTCGTCAGGTGGTCGCAGGACATCTTTCTCCTGCCGGGCACATGCAGCTGATACCCGAGGCCGGGCACGGTTTTGTGATCGACCAGGCGGATCAAACGGCACGAGCTATCGTGGCCTTCATGCAGGGGGCTTCCCGAGGGAGTAACAAATTAGAAGAGCCGTTGTGA
- a CDS encoding group I truncated hemoglobin: protein MRTWCGVASIAALIIGLSGCAGQPERPPSLYERLGGQAGVHQLVTDLLINVADDPRIVGYFAHTNIDYLAGSLEQYICDISDGPCTYEGPSMARAHQHMGLTDASFNALVDNLQRALMAQDIDMGARNALLGRLAPQYSEVMRDQ, encoded by the coding sequence ATGCGTACATGGTGTGGTGTCGCATCCATCGCGGCATTGATCATCGGTCTTTCAGGCTGCGCCGGGCAGCCTGAAAGACCGCCGTCACTCTATGAGCGGCTGGGCGGTCAGGCCGGCGTTCATCAACTCGTCACGGACCTTTTAATCAATGTGGCCGATGATCCGCGCATCGTGGGCTATTTCGCTCACACCAATATCGATTATCTGGCCGGCTCGCTTGAGCAGTATATCTGTGACATCAGCGATGGCCCCTGCACCTATGAGGGGCCTTCCATGGCACGGGCGCATCAGCACATGGGCCTGACCGATGCCAGCTTCAATGCGCTGGTCGATAACCTGCAAAGGGCGCTGATGGCCCAGGATATCGATATGGGAGCTCGTAATGCGCTGCTGGGGCGACTGGCGCCACAATATAGTGAGGTCATGCGCGATCAGTAG
- a CDS encoding DUF3034 family protein, which produces MKGYQTLLVLTGWLLIDGQALAGSRLAGTGGVMQIEGASGGGLSPWGMLTGTVSEGEVAVTLGATRADVDDYHLVVSGVAANLYDRIELSYAHQRLALDTLGGNQVQEIYGAKLRLFGDVLYRPWGVWSLGVQHKALIEGQALARAVGARDTQGNDIYLAGSKLFFDAFAGRNLLVNTTLRSTKANQGGLLGFGGDRGNHRELMIETSVGLFLTPDWIVGAEYRQKPDNLGFAGEDDWRDVYVAWLISKHLSLTGALLDLGDIAGLERQRGGYLSLQLSL; this is translated from the coding sequence ATGAAGGGATATCAAACGCTACTGGTATTGACCGGGTGGCTGCTGATAGATGGGCAGGCCCTGGCAGGCAGTCGCCTGGCGGGCACGGGCGGGGTAATGCAGATCGAGGGTGCCAGCGGGGGTGGCCTTTCTCCATGGGGCATGCTGACCGGCACGGTCAGCGAGGGCGAGGTGGCGGTGACACTTGGCGCCACGCGCGCAGATGTGGATGACTACCATCTCGTGGTCAGCGGTGTCGCTGCCAATCTTTATGATCGCATCGAGCTGTCCTATGCCCATCAGCGACTGGCACTGGATACCCTGGGCGGTAACCAGGTTCAGGAAATCTACGGGGCCAAGCTGCGACTTTTCGGTGACGTGCTCTATCGTCCCTGGGGTGTCTGGAGTCTGGGTGTTCAGCACAAGGCGCTGATCGAGGGACAGGCCCTGGCTCGTGCCGTCGGTGCCCGGGACACACAGGGCAACGATATTTATCTGGCCGGCAGCAAGCTCTTTTTCGATGCGTTTGCCGGGCGCAACCTGCTGGTCAACACCACGCTGCGCTCGACAAAAGCCAATCAGGGCGGCCTGCTGGGATTTGGGGGCGATCGCGGTAATCATCGCGAACTGATGATTGAAACCTCGGTTGGGCTTTTCTTGACGCCAGACTGGATCGTGGGCGCCGAGTACCGTCAGAAGCCTGATAACCTGGGATTTGCCGGAGAGGATGACTGGCGCGATGTCTATGTCGCGTGGTTGATCAGCAAACATCTGTCGCTGACCGGAGCATTGCTGGATCTGGGCGACATTGCAGGCCTTGAGCGGCAGCGGGGCGGCTATCTATCCCTTCAGCTGTCGCTGTAA
- a CDS encoding putative bifunctional diguanylate cyclase/phosphodiesterase: MSFRRRLLLVMLAVLVVAQLGTALATLDTIRRDVLNKGSREIDVALDVTRQLLAERGRHLRDNVAVLASDFGFRAAVATQDTNTLNSVLLNHGERAGADMVLLTDPDGRILASSHQEIGTRMPFESLWKEASNHDSAVGVVLQDGVPYQMVLMPVRAPGLIGWVGMGFMLDDQLAREIGDLTRLSVSFMVDETGHEKTPPAFVVGALQSAPASVLDTFRNALMQGRFIDHSDMEEMTDTLARATLLQSDGSGRTWVIIQHGRGNLLAVYDALSWQLLWIFAVMLILTATVAALIARSMTRPLLQLVASARRIGRGERLAALDHGRHREIGLLADTLMGMQADIDQREQCLLHHARHDRLTGLSNRDSAQQDIARAIERNMPFTLVRLSIVGFRQINDTFGYTVGDEVLRMLARRLEGLDLPHQQTYRLGGDEFLLLLPEEGITSQYIMTLHEHLARPFEHERSPIALTTVAGEVSYPEHGERAGLLLRCAEIAMDRARHEHSRHVRYEKGQDEQHQRRLALARDLGAAVEQDQLTMVYQPKIMAGSGAVMGFEALMRWHHPDFGFVPPDEFIALAEQSGRMALLTHWMLRTVCRQIDLWAQQGEVVSVAVNLSAHDVMDVTLPERIHLLLQDYQLGPERLRLEVTESALIRDPALAQGNLIALRNAGLHIAVDDYGTGYSSLSQLKRLPVQELKIDKSFVMKLDHDSEDRIIVRSTIELAHSLGLSVVAEGVETEASKRLLVTMGCDVLQGYLISRPLPADQVIDWIGQYREGDPTARRAQG; encoded by the coding sequence ATGTCCTTTCGGCGGCGTCTTCTGCTGGTCATGCTGGCCGTGCTGGTAGTGGCTCAGCTGGGTACGGCCCTGGCGACGCTCGACACCATTCGTCGTGATGTCCTCAACAAGGGCAGTCGCGAAATTGATGTGGCCCTTGATGTCACCCGGCAGCTTTTGGCCGAGCGAGGCCGTCATCTGCGCGATAATGTGGCCGTGCTGGCCTCCGATTTTGGCTTCCGGGCCGCCGTGGCCACCCAGGATACCAATACCCTGAACAGTGTGTTGCTCAACCATGGGGAGCGAGCCGGTGCCGATATGGTGCTGCTGACCGACCCCGATGGTCGAATTCTGGCCAGCAGCCATCAGGAGATTGGCACCAGAATGCCTTTTGAGTCGCTATGGAAGGAAGCCAGCAATCATGACAGTGCCGTGGGTGTGGTGCTGCAGGATGGCGTGCCCTATCAGATGGTCCTGATGCCGGTTCGTGCGCCAGGGCTGATCGGCTGGGTGGGTATGGGGTTCATGCTCGATGATCAACTGGCGCGCGAAATTGGTGACCTGACGCGCCTGTCGGTCAGCTTCATGGTGGATGAAACAGGCCATGAAAAGACGCCACCGGCTTTTGTGGTGGGGGCGCTTCAGTCGGCGCCCGCGTCGGTTCTTGATACCTTTCGAAATGCCCTGATGCAGGGTCGCTTCATCGATCACAGCGACATGGAGGAGATGACCGATACGCTGGCGCGAGCCACGCTGCTTCAAAGTGACGGTTCTGGCAGAACCTGGGTCATCATTCAGCATGGCCGAGGCAATCTGCTGGCCGTATACGATGCCTTGAGCTGGCAATTGCTGTGGATCTTCGCCGTCATGCTGATACTGACCGCTACTGTGGCGGCACTGATTGCTCGCAGCATGACCCGACCTCTACTGCAGCTGGTGGCCTCGGCGCGCCGCATCGGACGTGGCGAGCGTCTTGCCGCGCTGGATCATGGCCGCCACCGCGAGATTGGGCTGCTGGCCGATACCCTGATGGGCATGCAAGCCGACATCGATCAGCGTGAACAATGTCTACTCCACCATGCGCGTCATGACCGACTGACCGGGCTGTCCAATCGCGACAGCGCCCAGCAGGATATCGCCCGGGCCATTGAGCGCAATATGCCCTTTACGCTGGTGCGCCTTTCCATTGTGGGCTTTCGCCAGATCAACGATACCTTTGGCTATACCGTGGGTGATGAGGTGCTGCGCATGCTGGCAAGGCGTCTGGAAGGACTGGACCTACCGCATCAGCAAACCTATCGCCTGGGCGGTGACGAGTTCCTGTTGCTGTTGCCGGAAGAAGGCATCACGAGTCAGTACATCATGACCCTTCACGAGCATCTGGCTCGGCCCTTTGAACATGAGCGCTCACCGATTGCGCTGACCACCGTTGCCGGTGAGGTCAGCTATCCGGAACATGGCGAGCGCGCCGGATTATTGCTGCGCTGCGCCGAAATCGCCATGGATCGTGCCCGGCATGAGCACAGTCGGCATGTGCGCTATGAGAAGGGGCAGGACGAACAGCATCAGCGTCGACTGGCGCTGGCTCGCGATCTTGGGGCTGCCGTCGAGCAGGATCAGCTCACCATGGTCTATCAGCCCAAGATTATGGCAGGCAGCGGCGCTGTCATGGGGTTTGAAGCCCTGATGCGCTGGCACCATCCTGACTTCGGCTTCGTTCCGCCGGATGAGTTCATCGCACTGGCTGAGCAGTCGGGGCGAATGGCGCTACTGACCCACTGGATGCTGCGCACTGTCTGTCGCCAGATCGATCTTTGGGCACAGCAGGGTGAGGTCGTCAGTGTGGCGGTCAATCTTTCGGCACATGATGTCATGGACGTCACACTGCCCGAGCGCATCCATCTATTGCTGCAGGACTATCAGCTTGGTCCCGAACGGCTGCGACTCGAGGTCACCGAGAGCGCGCTGATCCGGGACCCGGCGCTGGCGCAGGGCAACCTGATCGCACTGCGCAATGCCGGTCTGCATATCGCCGTCGATGACTATGGCACCGGCTACTCATCGCTTTCTCAGCTCAAACGTCTTCCGGTGCAGGAGCTCAAGATCGACAAGTCCTTTGTCATGAAGCTCGATCATGATTCGGAGGATCGCATTATCGTGCGCTCCACCATCGAGCTGGCGCACAGTCTTGGGCTGAGCGTCGTGGCAGAGGGCGTCGAAACCGAGGCGTCAAAACGGCTGTTGGTAACCATGGGTTGTGATGTGCTGCAGGGCTATCTGATTTCTCGCCCTCTGCCTGCGGATCAGGTCATTGACTGGATCGGTCAGTACCGCGAGGGCGATCCCACGGCCCGGAGGGCGCAGGGATGA
- a CDS encoding cupredoxin domain-containing protein, with product MMPSLKGCVTVLLLLLSLSARADGSLLITQAGSDMPLAQAVVEIMLPDRETATGKEDGYQIVQRGAQFDPLVTVIPVGASVTFPNQDTTRHQVFSFSPPKVFSLDLYLRETPPPVSFERPGVEVLGCNIHDSMQAFIVISEAPFFTMTDKSGRIELNALPPGRYSMRIWHPRLDDTHQQWWQGEVDTRIDNHVALTLAATPTPSSEPSLLQQRFQRGLEHREYP from the coding sequence ATGATGCCTTCCCTGAAGGGGTGTGTGACGGTGCTGCTCTTGCTGCTGTCGTTGTCGGCAAGGGCGGATGGGTCACTTTTGATCACGCAGGCAGGCAGCGATATGCCGCTTGCTCAGGCCGTGGTTGAAATCATGCTTCCCGATCGTGAAACGGCTACCGGGAAAGAGGACGGCTATCAAATCGTTCAGCGCGGCGCGCAATTTGACCCGCTGGTCACCGTGATTCCGGTCGGGGCCAGCGTCACCTTTCCCAATCAGGATACGACCCGTCATCAGGTCTTTTCCTTCTCACCGCCCAAAGTGTTCAGTCTCGACCTCTATCTTCGTGAAACGCCGCCGCCGGTGTCGTTTGAGCGCCCCGGTGTTGAGGTGCTGGGGTGCAATATTCACGATTCGATGCAGGCCTTCATTGTCATCAGCGAGGCGCCATTTTTTACCATGACGGACAAGAGTGGCCGCATCGAGCTGAACGCGCTGCCACCCGGGCGTTACTCGATGCGGATATGGCATCCGCGTCTTGACGATACGCACCAGCAGTGGTGGCAGGGCGAGGTTGATACCCGCATTGATAATCATGTGGCGCTGACATTGGCAGCAACGCCGACGCCTTCATCCGAACCCTCTCTTTTGCAGCAGCGCTTTCAGCGCGGGCTCGAGCACCGGGAGTATCCGTAA
- a CDS encoding methyl-accepting chemotaxis protein — protein MMNPKKSVRLRLSGSLAICIMLLLVVGALGIYSAHKSQQALEATYKYNVTAIEKLGAIRATLLSNRVKMVAEQRDHNTATALTTKSEMAQNDAITNAAMSTYLGVITNAEERQQATQLQQSITTLQSNLQRMMDIMATGDFVAAEAFNDAAIRQDYKVVIPGIEDLLEREVADAGLHYQQSGTAYQAFRNIMFGVIALAIALSLALSIWLVRGIMTPLGKAHHFANELAQGNLAVETNITCRDEFGDMLRALTAMQHKMAGVIRSVSHNAVAVNDAAQSISHGNENLNQRTQEQATSLEETAASMEEITTTVRHNADNAAQADRLVREVSQQARTGGDVVQNAVSAMGEISASSQKISTIVSLIDEIAFQTNLLALNASVEAARAGEQGRGFAVVANEVRNLAGRSANAAREIKQLVEESVKRVDTGADLVNRSGQTLTEIVSSVKRVTDLVSEIAVASREQATGIDQVNVAVSQMDAVTQQNAALVEESSMASRALRDRAAELQQEISFFRVEAGATASASAASTRSVSATAPSPVRPAIKAPSAPPRTELKRPTVQRHEVEEWAEF, from the coding sequence ATGATGAACCCTAAAAAGAGCGTCCGACTCCGGCTCTCGGGCAGCCTGGCCATCTGCATCATGTTGCTGTTGGTGGTGGGGGCACTGGGCATCTATAGCGCACACAAATCGCAGCAGGCGCTGGAAGCCACCTACAAATACAACGTGACGGCCATCGAAAAGCTGGGCGCCATACGCGCGACCCTACTGAGCAACCGCGTCAAGATGGTCGCCGAGCAGCGTGACCACAACACCGCAACGGCCCTGACCACAAAATCAGAAATGGCTCAGAATGACGCCATTACCAACGCGGCCATGTCCACCTATCTTGGCGTTATCACAAATGCCGAGGAGCGCCAGCAGGCCACACAGCTGCAGCAGTCCATCACCACGCTGCAGTCCAATCTGCAGCGCATGATGGACATCATGGCGACCGGCGACTTCGTTGCCGCAGAGGCCTTTAATGACGCCGCCATCCGGCAGGATTACAAGGTCGTCATTCCGGGTATTGAAGATCTGCTCGAACGTGAAGTTGCCGACGCCGGCCTTCACTATCAGCAAAGCGGCACGGCCTATCAGGCCTTCAGGAACATCATGTTTGGCGTGATTGCACTGGCCATTGCGCTGTCACTGGCCCTGTCGATCTGGCTGGTACGCGGCATCATGACGCCGCTCGGCAAGGCACATCATTTCGCCAATGAGCTGGCGCAGGGCAATCTGGCCGTCGAGACCAACATTACCTGCCGGGATGAGTTTGGCGACATGCTAAGGGCGCTGACCGCCATGCAGCACAAGATGGCCGGCGTGATTCGCTCGGTAAGCCACAATGCCGTAGCGGTCAATGATGCCGCACAAAGTATTTCCCATGGCAACGAGAATCTGAATCAACGTACTCAGGAACAGGCCACAAGCCTTGAGGAAACGGCCGCTTCAATGGAGGAGATTACGACCACGGTACGCCACAACGCCGATAACGCTGCTCAGGCCGACCGTCTGGTACGTGAAGTCAGCCAGCAGGCCCGAACCGGCGGTGACGTGGTACAAAACGCTGTCTCCGCCATGGGCGAGATCAGCGCTTCGAGCCAGAAGATCTCCACCATCGTCTCCCTGATCGATGAGATCGCCTTCCAGACCAACCTGCTGGCGCTCAATGCCTCAGTCGAAGCCGCCCGTGCCGGCGAACAGGGCCGCGGATTTGCGGTAGTGGCCAACGAAGTGCGCAACCTCGCCGGACGCAGCGCCAACGCGGCCCGCGAAATCAAGCAGCTGGTAGAGGAAAGCGTCAAACGTGTGGATACCGGCGCTGACCTGGTCAATCGCTCGGGCCAGACATTGACCGAGATTGTCTCAAGCGTAAAACGCGTCACCGATCTGGTCAGCGAGATCGCCGTGGCCAGCCGCGAACAGGCGACCGGCATCGACCAGGTCAATGTGGCCGTCTCCCAGATGGACGCCGTGACCCAGCAAAACGCCGCACTGGTTGAAGAATCAAGCATGGCCAGCCGTGCCCTGCGCGACCGCGCCGCCGAACTTCAGCAGGAGATATCATTTTTCAGGGTCGAGGCCGGCGCCACTGCCAGTGCCTCGGCTGCAAGCACCAGATCCGTCAGTGCGACAGCGCCCTCGCCCGTACGACCGGCCATCAAGGCGCCGTCAGCACCGCCGCGTACCGAGCTCAAGCGACCGACCGTGCAACGCCACGAAGTCGAAGAGTGGGCCGAATTCTGA
- a CDS encoding DUF4202 domain-containing protein, translating into MADNHRFDAAMAQLDALHAEDPRMETVDGEQVPYELLYAQRMSEWLERLRGDASETLQLAVRAQHLKRWEVPRDSYPMDRPGYHAWRTGLKTRQADMAAEVLRQAGYDEADCARVAALIRKEDLKNDEETCALEDAACLVFLQDYYAPFAAEHDDDKVLGILRKTLRKMSAEGHRLAGEIVLEGRARALVEKAVAMEMR; encoded by the coding sequence ATGGCAGACAATCACCGGTTTGATGCAGCGATGGCGCAGCTGGATGCGCTGCACGCCGAAGACCCACGGATGGAGACGGTCGATGGCGAACAAGTGCCCTATGAGCTTTTATACGCTCAGCGCATGAGTGAATGGCTGGAGCGGCTCAGGGGTGACGCCAGCGAGACGCTGCAGCTGGCGGTGCGTGCCCAGCACCTGAAGCGCTGGGAAGTGCCGCGCGACAGCTATCCGATGGACCGGCCCGGCTATCACGCCTGGCGTACCGGTCTCAAGACGCGTCAGGCTGACATGGCGGCCGAGGTGTTGCGTCAGGCAGGCTATGACGAGGCGGATTGCGCCCGGGTGGCCGCGCTGATACGCAAGGAAGATCTGAAAAATGATGAGGAGACGTGTGCGCTTGAGGATGCGGCGTGTCTGGTCTTTTTGCAGGACTATTATGCCCCCTTTGCCGCCGAACACGACGATGACAAGGTTCTGGGAATCCTGCGCAAGACCCTGCGCAAGATGTCTGCCGAAGGGCATCGTCTGGCTGGAGAAATTGTGCTGGAAGGTCGTGCCAGAGCACTGGTTGAAAAGGCCGTTGCCATGGAGATGCGCTGA
- a CDS encoding MATE family efflux transporter: MARPTGTHSASRYQASLLEGPVLGSLLKLSIPIVLANILQSGYQLIDAFWVGRLGGHAVAAVSVSFPVTFLLIALGSGFSMAGSTLVAQHMGAGNHHRVNQVAGQTILLVVVTSLSLSLIGILLAPGLLGLLGVEEAVYDAALVFLRISMAAMVFTFGFSMFQALMRGVGEVRLPLYIVTGTVLLNVVLDPLFIFGFNLGVGGAALATLVTQALALGTGLWLLVRGRHGIVLKGHDLRPDPVFIRRALSLGLPASVELSARALGMNVMVFLVTGFGTVTIAAYGVGTNIMAFVIIPALGLSMSTAALVGQNIGAGQIERAGRIARLSALIALVSLSVIGLVVFTFARQLVAFFVPGDEAIIEAGSHFLHITSLTFGFIGAQMALTGVFRAAGHTVVAMLLALVSQWVLQFPLAFILSRDTVMGVDGIWWAFPVTNMVTALIALILFMRGDWQKGRLAEREDPLSAQVSDEIISKGPGPSA, translated from the coding sequence TTGGCACGACCAACCGGCACGCACAGTGCCTCACGCTATCAGGCGTCATTGCTGGAAGGCCCGGTTCTGGGCTCCCTGTTAAAACTGTCCATCCCGATCGTACTGGCCAACATCCTGCAGTCGGGCTATCAGCTCATCGATGCCTTTTGGGTCGGCCGGCTGGGCGGGCACGCCGTGGCCGCCGTCTCGGTCAGTTTTCCGGTGACCTTTTTGCTGATTGCGCTGGGCTCGGGGTTCAGCATGGCCGGCTCCACCCTGGTGGCGCAGCACATGGGGGCCGGTAACCATCATCGAGTCAATCAGGTGGCGGGACAGACCATTTTACTGGTGGTCGTGACCTCCCTGAGTCTCTCCCTGATCGGCATCTTGCTGGCGCCGGGACTGCTGGGGCTTTTGGGAGTCGAAGAGGCCGTGTACGACGCGGCGCTGGTCTTTTTGCGCATTTCGATGGCGGCGATGGTCTTTACCTTCGGATTTTCCATGTTCCAGGCGCTGATGCGTGGGGTCGGCGAGGTGCGTCTGCCGCTGTATATCGTGACCGGCACGGTACTTTTGAATGTGGTGCTGGACCCACTGTTCATCTTCGGTTTCAACCTTGGCGTGGGCGGTGCGGCGCTGGCGACTCTTGTTACCCAGGCGCTGGCGCTGGGAACCGGGTTATGGCTGCTGGTGCGCGGGCGGCATGGCATCGTGCTCAAGGGCCATGATCTGCGCCCTGATCCGGTCTTCATTCGCCGTGCGCTGTCGCTGGGGCTGCCGGCGTCGGTCGAGCTTTCTGCCCGGGCGCTGGGCATGAACGTGATGGTTTTTCTGGTGACGGGCTTTGGCACCGTTACCATCGCCGCCTATGGTGTGGGCACCAATATCATGGCCTTTGTGATCATTCCGGCGCTGGGGCTTTCCATGTCCACGGCAGCGCTGGTAGGACAGAACATCGGTGCCGGACAGATCGAGCGCGCCGGGCGGATTGCACGCCTGTCTGCCCTGATCGCGCTGGTGTCCCTGAGCGTCATCGGTCTTGTGGTCTTTACGTTCGCCCGCCAACTGGTGGCCTTTTTCGTGCCGGGAGATGAGGCCATTATCGAGGCAGGCAGCCATTTTCTGCACATCACATCGCTGACGTTCGGATTTATCGGTGCCCAGATGGCGCTGACCGGTGTCTTTCGGGCGGCAGGACATACCGTGGTGGCAATGCTGCTGGCGCTGGTATCGCAGTGGGTATTGCAGTTCCCGCTGGCCTTTATTCTGTCGCGCGATACCGTCATGGGCGTGGATGGCATCTGGTGGGCCTTTCCGGTCACCAATATGGTCACGGCATTGATCGCGCTGATTCTTTTCATGCGAGGCGACTGGCAGAAAGGGCGCCTGGCCGAACGGGAAGACCCGCTGAGTGCACAGGTCTCCGACGAGATCATCAGCAAGGGCCCCGGTCCGAGCGCCTGA